The window GGGCACGGTAAGGCTCGAGGGCCAGTCATACGCCGAGCTCGCGCCACCGGCGCTCGCGCAGGTGCGCAACCGGCGGCTTGGGTTCGTCTTTCAGTTTCATCACCTGCTGCGGGAGTTCACCGCGTTGGAAAACGTCATGCTGCCCCTGCTCATCGCCGGCGCGTCCGATGCGGCGGCGCGCTCCAAGGCCGAGGAGCTGCTCGCGGCGGTGGGGCTCGCGGGGCGGATGTCGCACCGGCCGACGGCGCTCTCGGGCGGCGAGCAGCAGCGGACCGCCGTGGCGCGCGCGCTCGCGACCGATCCGGTGGTGGTGCTGGCGGACGAGCCGTCGGGCAACCTCGACTTCGGGCACAGCGAGATGCTGCACGAGCTGTTCGCCAATCTCGCGCGCCAGTTCGAGACCGCCCTCGTCGTGGTCACCCACAACCGGCTCCTGGCCGCGAGAGCAGACCGGATTCTCACTCTGGAGAACGGGCGGCTGGTGCCGATGCCGGGCGTGGAGTCGATGCCGTCATGACCTGCGACCAGTGCCACGAGCGCGAGGCCGCCGTCCATCTCACCCAAGCGGTAGGCGGCGAAATGACCACAGTCCACCTGTGCGAGCGCTGCGCGGCGGAGAAGGGCATCGAGAGCGCGGGGTCGGTGGAGCAGAACCCCTTTGCGAAGCTCGTGGCCGCGAGCATGGGAAAGGGCCAGCCCGACAAGCTCGCCGGTCTGAGCGGCGCCGACCGCATGGCGTGCAGCCGCTGCGGCGCCACGTTGCAGGATTTCCGCGAGACGGGCCGGTTGGGCTGCGCCGACTGTTACCGGAGCTTCGAGGCTCCGCTGCGCGACCTGCTTCGCCGGCTGCACGGCTCGACGGTGCACATGGGCGAGCGGTACGCGGAACGCGGTGCGCCGGCGGAGCCGGGGCGGCACGAGGCCGAGCTGAGGGAACAGCTCCGCCTTGCAATCGAAACCGAGAACTTCGAGCTGGCAGCCGAGCTTCGCGACCGGCTGCGGGTGGCCGAGTGAGGCGGGTGGCCGAGTGAGGCGGGTGGCCGAGTGATCGATCTGAGCCTGCTCACCGACGGCGGCGTCGGGTGGCTCGACGCAAGCGGGCCGCTCAACAACCTGGTGCTCTCGACCAGGGTGCGGCTGGCGCGGAATCTGG is drawn from Gemmatimonadales bacterium and contains these coding sequences:
- a CDS encoding ABC transporter ATP-binding protein; amino-acid sequence: MPILEANALRKVYRGGDGSLIEVLAGTDLAVARGEFVAIMGASGSGKSTLLHLLGALDRPTSGTVRLEGQSYAELAPPALAQVRNRRLGFVFQFHHLLREFTALENVMLPLLIAGASDAAARSKAEELLAAVGLAGRMSHRPTALSGGEQQRTAVARALATDPVVVLADEPSGNLDFGHSEMLHELFANLARQFETALVVVTHNRLLAARADRILTLENGRLVPMPGVESMPS
- a CDS encoding UvrB/UvrC motif-containing protein, producing MTCDQCHEREAAVHLTQAVGGEMTTVHLCERCAAEKGIESAGSVEQNPFAKLVAASMGKGQPDKLAGLSGADRMACSRCGATLQDFRETGRLGCADCYRSFEAPLRDLLRRLHGSTVHMGERYAERGAPAEPGRHEAELREQLRLAIETENFELAAELRDRLRVAE